In Musa acuminata AAA Group cultivar baxijiao chromosome BXJ2-10, Cavendish_Baxijiao_AAA, whole genome shotgun sequence, a genomic segment contains:
- the LOC135625736 gene encoding uncharacterized protein LOC135625736, protein MQTSLPPVCRAAAARAPVDWDASGELCMVGHGIFYKPLGDRLHLSAVLKLNYPKTSNISTSLVSGTVESLGPHHIDPISLVAYAQKEYVFTMIPQANHSCSSLPFQEESLSFGPTSVCSHLLRYMTGRTFLLDYGSGCTGSNCGTLSSSFGFSARFLSFDMIQCSENGRLHLYIEFSNSSYLSYDVPMVPKKSMMGEGYWDHVKNRLCLIACHILEGSSQASPSVGDCSIGLSLWFPTVLTLRRKDVVGHMWSNKKKRDPGYFSMVSFHRSGGRMVTIPGLRYNYTLIDSVSGPCKVRSGSTQSSEERYPDGRCSRDMRFSIAVEDAGGRSGWGEANVFSMGDEFCDDYDFVTTSETASFVPAADWVAKNQSVWNVSYAISYYMYSASAEGGEQFGIAAEGIYDAGSGTLCMKGCRSPSLPTKNQTAIDCEILINIQFPPLHSKMGDRISGTINTTRSKQDPLHFDPIKLYSQQIYAAEVTEAIWRMDVEIVMVMISLTLSCICIGLQTFHAKKHRDALPSMSITMLGVLILGHVIPLVLNFEALFANRSQSGFLSLRSGGWLDVHEVIVRILSGLALFLSFHLLQMAWSARSSDENKGHRVAEWTTLKLCLPLYFAGALLTWLISSRHHLQRSEFSRQRYGSRWEDLVPYAGLVLDGFLLPQIVLNVCRNSKDKILTPFFYVGITITRALPHLYDAYRSRSYNRRIDSSYIYASPDGDFYSLVWDVIVPCEGLLFAAAIYLQQRVGGYCLLPQRFRKRVEYEAVSVVAL, encoded by the coding sequence ATGCAGACGAGTCTGCCTCCGGTTTGTCGAGCTGCAGCGGCGAGGGCTCCCGTGGATTGGGACGCCTCCGGTGAGCTTTGTATGGTTGGTCACGGGATCTTCTACAAGCCCTTAGGTGATCGACTTCATCTTTCTGCTGTTTTGAAGCTCAACTACCCCAAGACTTCCAACATCTCTACCAGTCTGGTGAGCGGGACTGTCGAGAGCTTGGGGCCCCACCACATCGATCCCATCTCGCTTGTAGCCTATGCTCAAAAGGAGTATGTTTTCACGATGATCCCCCAAGCCAACCACTCATGCTCCTCTCTTCCATTCCAGGAGGAATCACTAAGTTTCGGGCCTACTTCTGTTTGTAGTCATCTCCTCCGGTATATGACTGGTAGAACATTTCTGCTAGACTACGGCAGTGGCTGCACCGGTAGCAACTGTGGAACTCTAAGTAGTAGCTTTGGGTTCTCCGCTAGATTCTTGTCCTTCGATATGATACAGTGCTCGGAGAACGGCCGGTTGCATCTCTACATCGAATTCTCCAATTCCAGTTATCTTTCATATGATGTCCCGATGGTGCCTAAGAAGTCCATGATGGGTGAAGGCTATTGGGACCATGTTAAGAATCGTCTCTGTCTCATAGCCTGTCACATTCTTGAAGGGAGTTCACAGGCGAGTCCCTCTGTTGGTGATTGCTCGATCGGACTGAGCTTATGGTTCCCAACTGTCCTGACGCTGAGAAGAAAGGACGTGGTCGGTCATATGTGGAGTAACAAGAAGAAGAGAGACCCTGGCTACTTCAGCATGGTCTCGTTCCACCGGTCGGGTGGGCGAATGGTCACGATCCCTGGGCTGAGATATAACTACACCCTAATAGATTCTGTCAGCGGGCCTTGCAAGGTGAGAAGTGGCAGCACACAGTCGAGCGAGGAAAGGTATCCAGATGGAAGATGTTCCCGCGACATGCGGTTCAGTATCGCGGTGGAGGATGCCGGCGGCCGAAGTGGATGGGGGGAAGCTAATGTCTTTTCTATGGGCGACGAGTTTTGTGATGATTATGACTTCGTTACGACGTCGGAGACGGCAAGCTTCGTGCCTGCAGCTGACTGGGTCGCGAAGAATCAAAGTGTTTGGAACGTAAGCTATGCCATAAGCTATTATATGTACTCTGCTTCCGCTGAGGGGGGCGAACAGTTTGGCATCGCTGCTGAGGGGATATACGATGCTGGAAGTGGAACACTCTGCATGAAGGGATGTCGATCTCCGAGTTTGCCCACCAAAAACCAAACAGCAATTGACTGTGAGATCTTAATCAATATCCAGTTTCCCCCTCTCCACTCGAAGATGGGAGATCGTATCAGTGGCACCATCAACACCACAAGGAGTAAGCAGGACCCTCTGCACTTTGACCCtataaagttgtattctcagcaaaTTTACGCAGCAGAAGTAACTGAAGCGATTTGGAGGATGGATGTCGAAATCGTCATGGTCATGATCTCTCTcacgttgtcgtgcatttgcattgGGTTGCAGACCTTCCACGCCAAGAAGCACCGTGACGCCCTGCCTTCCATGTCGATCACCATGCTCGGTGTTCTTATCCTTGGCCACGTGATTCCTCTGGTGCTGAACTTTGAAGCCTTGTTCGCGAACCGCAGTCAGTCTGGCTTTCTAAGTCTGCGGAGCGGTGGGTGGCTCGACGTTCATGAGGTCATCGTGAGGATCTTATCCGGCTTAGCTCTGTTCCTCTCCTTCCACCTGCTTCAAATGGCGTGGTCCGCGAGGTCATCGGACGAGAACAAGGGGCACCGCGTCGCGGAGTGGACGACGCTCAAGCTGTGCTTGCCTCTCTACTTCGCCGGGGCGCTGCTCACTTGGCTCATCAGCTCAAGGCACCACCTGCAGAGGTCGGAATTCAGCAGGCAGCGATACGGTTCTCGCTGGGAGGATTTGGTCCCTTATGCTGGCTTAGTGCTCGACGGATTTCTGCTCCCTCAGATCGTTCTTAACGTCTGTCGGAACTCCAAAGATAAGATCCTGACGCCTTTCTTCTACGTCGGAATCACGATCACCCGAGCTTTGCCTCATCTGTACGACGCTTATCGCTCTCGCAGTTATAACCGTCGCATTGATTCATCGTACATCTACGCAAGTCCAGACGGAGATTTTTACTCGCTGGTGTGGGATGTCATCGTTCCTTGTGAAGGTTTGCTTTTTGCAGCGGCGATATACCTTCAGCAGCGGGTTGGTGGTTATTGTCTTCTTCCCCAAAGATTCAGAAAGCGTGTGGAGTACGAGGCAGTTTCAGTGGTTGCTCTTTAG